TCACACATTGATAAAATTTATGACACTGCTATCGTTTCGGGGGCCTTGGCTGGAAAAGTTTCTGGCGCTGGTGGTGGAGGATTTATGCTCTTTTTTGTACCAACAGAAAAGCGGATGAGTGTTGTTCGTGCCTTAAAGCATTTCGAGGGTGAAGTGAGTAATTGCCACTTTACTCCGTATGGGACTCAAGCATGGCGAATTTAAACAATCGAATATATATCTATGACGTAATGATGAAGGGCTAATGATGTACGGCTATGTTAACGAGCAAATTAATGAAACGCAACGCATTATGGGCGCAATGTTAATGGATAAGTCCTTGCTGAATACAGTGGAGCAAGTTGCTTTTGCTTGCATAAGATGTATTCGCGAGAAGGGCAAAATTTTGCTTGCAGGTAATGGAGGCAGTGCCGCAGATGCTCAGCATATTGCTGGAGAATTTGTTAGTCGATTTGCCTTTGATCGCCCAGGGCTACCGGCGATTGCTTTAACAACGGATACTTCTATTTTGACTGCAATTGGTAATGATTATGGCTATGAAAAGCTATTTGCTCGTCAAATTCAGGCTCTAGGTCAAAGAGGTGATGTGTTTATTGGTTACTCAACTTCTGGAAAATCCCCGAATGTACTTCTGGCATTTGAGGAGGCCCGCGAGAAGGGCATGCTCTGTATTGGATTTAGCGGCAATCGTGGCGGGCCGATGAAAAGTTTATGCGACTTTTTACTGGAGGT
This genomic stretch from Polynucleobacter corsicus harbors:
- a CDS encoding D-sedoheptulose 7-phosphate isomerase: MYGYVNEQINETQRIMGAMLMDKSLLNTVEQVAFACIRCIREKGKILLAGNGGSAADAQHIAGEFVSRFAFDRPGLPAIALTTDTSILTAIGNDYGYEKLFARQIQALGQRGDVFIGYSTSGKSPNVLLAFEEAREKGMLCIGFSGNRGGPMKSLCDFLLEVPSADTPKIQEGHLVLGHILCGLVESTIFNAHS